From the genome of Phycicoccus duodecadis:
TGTTCGGCCTTGCGGTGGGGCGGGTCAAGGAGCTCCTCGTCCACGGCAACTTCTCGCTGTCGCGCACCGACACCGCGCTGCGGGTGCACCACGGCCTCACCGAGCTGCGGGCCTCGAGCGTGCCGCTGCACCGGGTGCAGGCGGTCGAGGTGCTCCAGCCGCTGTGGTGGCGTCCGTTCCGCTGGTGGCGGGTGCGCGTCAACGTGGCCGGCGCCCGCTCCGAGGGGGCCGACGGCGACGACCAGACCACCCTGCTGCCGGTCGGCACGCTCGACGACGCGCTGCGCGTGCTGGCCACCCTGGGCGTGCGCCCCGACGACCCGTACGTCGCCGCCGCGCTCGAGGGGGAGGGCGGTGAGCCCGGCTGGGTCGGGCCGCCCCGGGCCGCCCGCGTCCTCGACCCCTGGTCGTGGCGGCGGAGCGGCTACGCCGTCTCCGATACCGCGCTGCACCTGCGTTCGGGCCGCTGGTCGCGCAGTGCCGTCGTCGTGCCGCACGCCCGCGTGCAGTCGCTCGCCCTCGACCAGGGTCCGCTCCAGATGCGCCTCGGGCTGGCCACCGCTCGTGTCGTCTCGACCCCGGGGCCGGTCTCGCCGCGGGCGCCGCACCTGCGCGCCGAGGACGCCGAGGCCTTCCTCGCCCTGGTCGGTGCGCGGGCCCGCGACGCCCGGCGCGCCGTGCCCACCGCCGCGCCGGGGCCGACCGGCGGCATCCTGCCGACCGAACCCGCCGAACCGGTTGCGCACCGGGGCGCGCCGTTGGTGGACTAGTGCACCGCACGGCATCCGATGTGAGAGGTTTGGTCGCGTGAACACCCCCGCCCCGCCCCCGGTCGACCCAGGGTCGGCGGGCTCCGGCGCCGTCGAACGGCTCGGTTTCGCCCCCGACCAGGTGGTCCAGGAGTTCGGCTACGACTCCGACGTCGACGATGACTTCCGCCTCGCGGTCGAGCAGGCCTGTGGTGCCGAGATGGAGGACGACGAGTACACCGGCGTCGCGGACGCCGTCCTGCTGTGGTTCCGCCCCGACGACGGCGACCTCGGCGACGCGCTCGTCGACATGGTCGGTGTCCTCCAGGAGGGCGGTTTCGTCGTCCTGCTGACCCCGCGCGGTGGCGACGAGGTCGACGCCAGCGACATCGACGAGGCGGCGGTCGTCACCGGCCTGCACCTCTCGGGCACGTTCAACGCGGCCGACTCCTGGCGCGCCCACAAGCTGGTCGCCCCCAAGAGCGCCGCGCGACGCTGACCGTGCGGGCGCGGAGGTCATGAGCCCCCCTTCCCTGGCAGGATGGGTCCCATGAGCGCCCCCGACCAGCCCCTCGGTGTGGGAGACCTCGCGCCCGACTTCACCCTCAGGGACCAGAACGGCGCCGACGTCTCGCTCTCGGAGCTGACCGCCACCCGCAACGTGGTCGTGGTGTTCTACCCGTGGGCGTTCTCGGGGATCTGCACCGGCGAGCTCGACGAGATCCGCGACCACCTCGAGCACTTCGTCAGCGACGACCTCCAGGTCGTCTGCATCTCCTGCGACGCCGTCTACAGCGCACGTGCCTGGGCCGACATCCAGGGCTACTTCTTCCCGTTGCTGTCCGACGCGTGGCCGCACGGCCGCGTCGCGCGGGCCTACGGCGTGCTCGACGAGACCACCGGGGCCGCCCTGCGCGGCACCTTCCTGGTCGGCCGCGACGGGCGCATCGCGTGGACCCTGGTCAACGGCACCGGGGAGCCCCGCGACTTCAGCGGGCTGCGGCTCGAGGCCGCCGGCCTGTCGGCCTGAGCACGCCGACCTGCCACAATGTCGGCTCGGCCGGATCCGCCCGTGGCAGGGTGGGCCGCCGAGGGCCTGTAGCTCAGCTGGTAGAGCGCCGCGTTTACACCGCGTCGGTCGTCGGTTCGATCCCGGCCGGGCCCACGTGAGCGACGATGCACCCCTGACCCTGCGGGAGGTGCTCGACGTGCTCGAGCGGCTCTACCCGCCCGGCACCGCGCAGTCCTGGGACCGGGTGGGGCTCGTGACGGGCGACCCCGACCAGCCGGTGCGGCGCGTCCACCTGGCCGTCGACCCCACCCTGGCCGTGGTCGCCGAGGCCCGTGACCTGGGTGCCGACCTGCTGCTGACCCACCACCCCCTGCTGCTGCGCGGGGTGCACTCGGTGGCCACGACGTCGGCCAAGGGTGCGACCGTCACCGACCTCGTCGTCGGCGACGTCGCGCTCTACGTGGCGCACACCAACGCCGACGTCGCGGCCGAGGGGGTCTGCGTGGCCCTCGCCGAGGCCTGCGGCCTGGATGCCGTCGAGCCGCTGGCGCTGGTCGAGGACCGGCCGCTGGGGCGCGTGGGCGACCTGCCGGCAGCGATGCCTCTGCGCGCCTTCGCCGAGGGGTTGGCGGCACGGCTGCCGGCCACCGCGGTGGGCCTCCGGGTGGCAGGCCCTCCGGAGGCGGCGGTCCGCCGGGTGGCGGTGCTGGGCGGGGCCGGCGACGACCAGCTCGACGCCGTGCGCGCCGCCCGTGCCGACGTCTACGTGACGGCCGACCTGCGCCACCATCCCGTGCTCGAGGCCCGCGAGGAGTCGCGCGGCGGGCCGCCCTACCTGGTCGATGCCGGGCACTGGGCCAGCGAGCAGGTGTGGCTGGCCCGCGCGGAGCGGGCGCTGCGCGCGGGGCTCGGCGGCGCCGCCACTAGGGTGGAGACCCACATCAGCACAGTGCGCACCGACCCCTGGACGTTCGTCGTCGGTGCCGACGAAAGAGGTACCCCGTGAGAGCCGAGCCCACCCGCCAGCTGCGGCTGCTCGACCTCCAGGCGGTCGACACCCGGCTCGACCAGATCGCGCACGCCAAGCGCACCCTCCCGCAGCTCGCCGAGCTGGCGGATCTCGAGGGCAAGGCCCGGCTGATCGACGACCAGCTGGTGCGCTCGCGCACCGAGCTCGACGACGTGCAACGCGAGGTCGCCCGCGCCGAGTCCGACGTCCAGCTGGTCCGCGACCGCGCCGCCCGCGACCAGGCCCGCCTCGACGCCGGTACCGGCACCGCCAAGGACCTGCAGGCCATCCAGCACGAGCTGGTCTCGCTCGCCCGCCGGCAGAGCGACCTCGAGGAGGTCGAGCTCGAGGTGATGGAGCGCGCTGAGGCCGCCGAGCACGACGTGCGCGAGCTCGAGCGCGGTCGCGGCGAGCTGACCGAGCGCATCCGGGCCCTCGAGGCCGCCCGCGACGAGGCGCTGGCGCGGCTCGACGCCGAGGCCGGCCAGGTGGCGGCCCCCCGCGACACCCTGGTGGGTGACGTGGGCGACGAGCTCGTCACCCTCTACGAGAAGATCCGCGCGGGCTCCGGCGGGATGGGTGCGGCCGAGCTGCGCCAGCGCCGTTGCGGCGGTTGCCAGCTCGACATCAACCCCGTCGAGCTCCAGCGTCTGCGCTCGGCGCCCGAGGACGAGGTCCTGCGCTGCGAGGAGTGCCGCCGCATCCTGGTGCGCACCGCCGAGTCCGGGCTGTGAGCCGGCGGCTCACCGTCGAGGCCGACGGCGGGTCGCGGGGCAACCCCGGCGTCGCCGGGTACGGAGCCCTGGTGCGCGACACGGCCACCGGCGCGCTGCTGGCCGAGCGGGCCGAGCCGCTGGGCAAGGTCTCGAACAACGTCGCCGAGTACCGCGGGCTGATCGCCGGGCTCGAGGCGGCCGCGGCCATCGACCCCGGGGCCACCGTGCTGGTGCGGATGGACTCCAAGCTGGTGGTCGAGCAGATGGCCGGGCGCTGGAAGATCAAGCACGAGGACATGCGCCGCCTGGCGCTGCAGGCGCGTGACCTCGTCACGGCCATCCGCGATGCCGGCGGCTCGGTGCGGTACGAGTGGATCCCACGGGCCGAGAACAAGGACGCCGACGCCCTGTCGAACGACGGGATGGACGGGCTGACCGTCGACCGGCGCCACGACGGCGGCGGCGCGTCGTCGGACGCGGCCGGTGACGATGCGGCGGACGAGGGTCCCACCGGAGGGGCCAGCGCGGCCGCGTGCGCCCCGGTGCCGCGGCGGGCCGGCACGCCGGTGCGGGTCGTCCTCGTGGCCGAGGCCAGGTCGGACGCGGCGCGCTCGACCACCGCCGCGTCGGTGCAGCGGCTGCTCGGCGGTGCCCCGCGCTGCCTGGTCACCGCACCGGCTGACGACGCCGTCGAGACCGCGGCCGAGGTGGGGGACCTCCTGGATGTGGGCTCGGTCGTGGACGCCGCCTGGTCGCCCACCGGCGAGGTGGTCGACGCGTGGGACCGCGTGGTCGCGCGCGGCGGCACCACCGTCGTCGTGTGCCCCGTCGAGGTCGTGCAGGCGGTGCTGGCCCACGTGCTGGGCATCCCCGACGAGCGCCGCGCCCGGCTGGCCGTGGCGGCGGGGTCGCTGGCCGGGGTCGAGGTGTGGGGCGACGACGACGTGTCGGTCGCCTTCACCAACCGCACCTGACGTGGTCGGCCCCGTGACCGTGCTGCGACCGCTTCGCCCGGACGACCTGGACGCGCTGCTGCCCCTCCAGCGGGAGGGGAGCGTGGCCGCCCTGGCCCACGTCTTCCCCCAGGACGAGCACCCGTTCCCGACCGAGGAGGTGCGGCGGCGCTGGGTGGCCGAGCTGGCCGACGCCCGCACCGACTGCCTGGCCGCGGTCCGGGCCGGTGAGCTGGTCGGCTTCGCCGCGACCCGGGGCGACGAGCTGTTCCACTTCGGGACGGCCGTCTCCACGTGGGGGAGCGGGGTGGCGGGGATCGTGCACGACGCGGTGGTCGGACTCCTCCGTGAGCAGGGGCATCGGAAGGTCTGGCTGCGGGTGTTCGACGAGAACCACCGGGCGATCCGGTTCTACCAGCGGCGTGGGTGGCGGCGCACCGACGAGGTGTCGTGGTCGCTCTTCCCTCCGCACCCGGTGCTGCGCCGCTTCGAACTGGACCTCGTCTGACCCCGGACGGGTTGCTCAGAACGGTGGGGCGTCATCGGCCGGCACATGGATGCGGTGGGTCGGTTCGGTGACGCGGCGCGTGCCGGAGGGTGAGGTCCAGGTGAGGGTGCCGTCGGGGTCGAGGGTGGGGCGCCAGCGGCCTTGTTGCTTCAGCCGGTGGTGCCGCCGGCACAGGCACGCCAGGTCGGTCGGTGAGGTGGCGCCGTCGGGCCAGGGTTTGGTGTGGTCGAGGTCGGTGTACTCGGCGCGTCTCGGGCAGCCCCACATGCGGCATGTCCCGTCCCGGGTGGTGACGAAGTCGCGCATGGCCCGGGGTGGGCGGTAGGCGCTGGTGGTCAGGGACGCCAGGGTGCCGTTGTCGGCGTCGAGCACGGCCCGCGCGACGTCCATCGGGAGGGTCTTGAGGAGGTTGGCGACGGTGGCGGCGTCGACCCAGCCCAGCCCGGGCAGCTGCGTGCCGGAGACCGCGAACCCGGGGCTGACCTGCGCCATGGGTACCGGGGTGAGGTCCGGGTCGACGGTCATGGTCGTGGTCTCGAACAGCCGCTGTGCCTCCGGGGGGAGGTCGGCGAAGCGGGTCTCCTCGCCGGTGTAGGCGTCGATGACCGTGTCGTCGTCGGCCCAGGGGACCTCGATGGTCTCGACGGTTGCGGGTTCGGGCGCGGGTCGGTCGGTGACCACCGGCACTCCGAGGGTGACCGAGGCACTGACCGTCACGTTGCGCAGGAGCAGGTCGCCGAACGCGTCCGCCCGGGCCTCGCTCAGGGTGAGGGTGTCGTCGACCTGCCGGTACTCGGACGCGAGCTGCTCGGTCGCCGCCCAGGCCGCGGCCACGGTCGCGGTGGGGAGGAGCGCGTACACGTCGGTCAGGCCGTCCGGGCCGGGCCGCACCTCCACCGTCCGGGTGCGGCGGGTCTTCGCGACCTGCGCGGCGACCTGGTCGGCCGCGACCCGGGTCGCGACGCGGCGGACGTGCGCGGTCACCTGGGCCGGGTCCAGGTCGGCCAACCGACCCGACACCTCGGCATCGACCCGCCCGCACGCCTCGACGTCCAGCCCCGCACAGGCGTCGACCACCTTGTGCGCCGTCGCCGCCGCCACGTCACCGGCCAGGACCCGGTCGCGGACCAGGGGGAACCGCTCACCGAGGGCCGCGCCGAGGTGGACCTTCCTTCCGGCCAGCCCCTCCGTCAGGCCCGCTTCTAGAGCGACGAGGCTGGGCGCCATCTGGTCCACGTACCCCACCGCATGCGTCCGCTCCACCGGCCCGTCCCCCGACAGCCGCACCTCGACCCGAGCCCCCAACGCGGCACTCACGGACACGAGACCATCAGCGGCGTTCGCCAGCTTCTGCGCCTCACCGGCCAGCTCGTAACACTCGCCCGCATCCAGGCTTCG
Proteins encoded in this window:
- a CDS encoding DUF3052 domain-containing protein; this encodes MNTPAPPPVDPGSAGSGAVERLGFAPDQVVQEFGYDSDVDDDFRLAVEQACGAEMEDDEYTGVADAVLLWFRPDDGDLGDALVDMVGVLQEGGFVVLLTPRGGDEVDASDIDEAAVVTGLHLSGTFNAADSWRAHKLVAPKSAARR
- a CDS encoding HNH endonuclease signature motif containing protein — protein: MDRGRLSSRIAAARAEVAALGRELAEHGRSLDAGECYELAGEAQKLANAADGLVSVSAALGARVEVRLSGDGPVERTHAVGYVDQMAPSLVALEAGLTEGLAGRKVHLGAALGERFPLVRDRVLAGDVAAATAHKVVDACAGLDVEACGRVDAEVSGRLADLDPAQVTAHVRRVATRVAADQVAAQVAKTRRTRTVEVRPGPDGLTDVYALLPTATVAAAWAATEQLASEYRQVDDTLTLSEARADAFGDLLLRNVTVSASVTLGVPVVTDRPAPEPATVETIEVPWADDDTVIDAYTGEETRFADLPPEAQRLFETTTMTVDPDLTPVPMAQVSPGFAVSGTQLPGLGWVDAATVANLLKTLPMDVARAVLDADNGTLASLTTSAYRPPRAMRDFVTTRDGTCRMWGCPRRAEYTDLDHTKPWPDGATSPTDLACLCRRHHRLKQQGRWRPTLDPDGTLTWTSPSGTRRVTEPTHRIHVPADDAPPF
- a CDS encoding GNAT family N-acetyltransferase, with the translated sequence MTVLRPLRPDDLDALLPLQREGSVAALAHVFPQDEHPFPTEEVRRRWVAELADARTDCLAAVRAGELVGFAATRGDELFHFGTAVSTWGSGVAGIVHDAVVGLLREQGHRKVWLRVFDENHRAIRFYQRRGWRRTDEVSWSLFPPHPVLRRFELDLV
- a CDS encoding Nif3-like dinuclear metal center hexameric protein — translated: MSDDAPLTLREVLDVLERLYPPGTAQSWDRVGLVTGDPDQPVRRVHLAVDPTLAVVAEARDLGADLLLTHHPLLLRGVHSVATTSAKGATVTDLVVGDVALYVAHTNADVAAEGVCVALAEACGLDAVEPLALVEDRPLGRVGDLPAAMPLRAFAEGLAARLPATAVGLRVAGPPEAAVRRVAVLGGAGDDQLDAVRAARADVYVTADLRHHPVLEAREESRGGPPYLVDAGHWASEQVWLARAERALRAGLGGAATRVETHISTVRTDPWTFVVGADERGTP
- a CDS encoding peroxiredoxin, which gives rise to MSAPDQPLGVGDLAPDFTLRDQNGADVSLSELTATRNVVVVFYPWAFSGICTGELDEIRDHLEHFVSDDLQVVCISCDAVYSARAWADIQGYFFPLLSDAWPHGRVARAYGVLDETTGAALRGTFLVGRDGRIAWTLVNGTGEPRDFSGLRLEAAGLSA
- a CDS encoding zinc ribbon domain-containing protein is translated as MRAEPTRQLRLLDLQAVDTRLDQIAHAKRTLPQLAELADLEGKARLIDDQLVRSRTELDDVQREVARAESDVQLVRDRAARDQARLDAGTGTAKDLQAIQHELVSLARRQSDLEEVELEVMERAEAAEHDVRELERGRGELTERIRALEAARDEALARLDAEAGQVAAPRDTLVGDVGDELVTLYEKIRAGSGGMGAAELRQRRCGGCQLDINPVELQRLRSAPEDEVLRCEECRRILVRTAESGL
- a CDS encoding reverse transcriptase-like protein, whose product is MSRRLTVEADGGSRGNPGVAGYGALVRDTATGALLAERAEPLGKVSNNVAEYRGLIAGLEAAAAIDPGATVLVRMDSKLVVEQMAGRWKIKHEDMRRLALQARDLVTAIRDAGGSVRYEWIPRAENKDADALSNDGMDGLTVDRRHDGGGASSDAAGDDAADEGPTGGASAAACAPVPRRAGTPVRVVLVAEARSDAARSTTAASVQRLLGGAPRCLVTAPADDAVETAAEVGDLLDVGSVVDAAWSPTGEVVDAWDRVVARGGTTVVVCPVEVVQAVLAHVLGIPDERRARLAVAAGSLAGVEVWGDDDVSVAFTNRT